In the genome of Nocardia terpenica, one region contains:
- a CDS encoding LysR family transcriptional regulator has protein sequence MAVDVDFRQLEAFLVLTEELHFGRTAERLRLTPARVSQLVQKLERQIGEPLFARTSRRVELLASGEALLAEVGPTYRHLQEAMSNARARARGLHRALRVAYVVTVGMPRVHALVSAFERRCPDVAVSTHPLRQMPVFAAPVRDGTADLLLLWLPGAPEEFRDREPDLEVGPSLGTRTRALAVGRDHPLAQRSGVHIEELAAHRVFRPPAYLPDWFTDAWTPPVTPGGLSIERIDLGSRWGVDQVVDGMVRKGIGLLTVTSLVDIVLVPDIVLVPVIGLPVVHLAAVWRRGAESAVLREFLEVAADTAD, from the coding sequence GTGGCCGTTGACGTGGATTTCCGTCAGCTCGAGGCGTTTCTCGTGCTGACCGAGGAACTGCATTTCGGGCGCACCGCGGAGCGCCTGCGGCTGACGCCGGCGCGCGTGAGCCAGCTGGTGCAGAAGCTGGAACGCCAGATCGGTGAGCCGCTGTTCGCCCGCACCAGCCGCCGGGTCGAACTGCTCGCCTCGGGCGAGGCGCTGCTGGCCGAGGTGGGGCCGACCTACCGGCACCTGCAGGAGGCGATGTCGAACGCGCGGGCGCGGGCGCGGGGGCTGCACCGCGCGCTGCGCGTCGCCTACGTGGTGACGGTCGGCATGCCCCGGGTGCACGCCCTGGTCTCCGCCTTCGAGCGGCGGTGCCCGGACGTCGCGGTGTCGACGCATCCGCTGCGGCAGATGCCGGTGTTCGCGGCCCCGGTCCGCGACGGAACCGCGGACCTGCTGCTGCTGTGGCTGCCGGGCGCGCCCGAGGAGTTCCGGGATCGGGAACCGGATCTCGAGGTGGGCCCGTCGCTGGGGACGCGGACGCGGGCGCTGGCCGTGGGCCGCGATCATCCGCTGGCGCAGCGGTCGGGGGTGCACATCGAGGAATTGGCCGCGCACCGCGTCTTCCGGCCGCCCGCGTATCTGCCGGACTGGTTCACCGATGCCTGGACCCCGCCCGTCACGCCCGGCGGGCTGTCGATCGAGCGCATCGACCTGGGGTCGCGCTGGGGGGTGGACCAGGTGGTGGACGGCATGGTGCGCAAGGGCATCGGGCTGCTGACCGTCACCTCGCTGGTCGATATCGTGCTGGTGCCCGATATCGTGCTGGTCCCGGTGATCGGGTTGCCGGTGGTGCACCTGGCCGCGGTGTGGCGGCGCGGGGCGGAGTCGGCCGTGCTGCGCGAGTTCCTCGAGGTGGCCGCGGACACCGCCGACTAG